A genome region from Triticum aestivum cultivar Chinese Spring chromosome 2B, IWGSC CS RefSeq v2.1, whole genome shotgun sequence includes the following:
- the LOC123041884 gene encoding UPF0481 protein At3g47200-like has protein sequence MQAPYEYQLAVADFWDGRATMEPNVWVPALPLQMTVAAPASNTDLVVSSSGQQELKLVEESPEYQHEWSNPIEVFEKAALAFEDNLQQMETKMHLFPPSMEELSKYSKPKVVSIGPYHHGSTEAIRQMESTKYAAACHFIKESRRSVEEVYGAVFTVAGQARSYYDADKLRELGVGDKDFKPMMFYDGCFLLQYMLFLCRENGDEEKPTAEVDPWLYNAFSSIDRRIFSDIVLLENQLPWVVVQKLKDFMPPPGLDMETVLGRVKHSLQARRHLKFDAPKLDDSYVPPHLLGYLRFYIVGSTDDTGSTSRRTPVPEITLSEKVKKLSMSVSVIELAEMGIKLRADDATAELKKMRITKEWFTGKLFLPPVSLDDANARFLVNMAALELCITPDFRVAHDTRSTVCSYLSLLGMVTDNDTDVQELRNKLILQGGGGLTNEDALKLFTGLEKYLRPGNCYDNIIVAIENYRSHRRLRIKVYRFCYRNRTAIIATVSAIAGLAGFLGTLKSFQ, from the coding sequence ATGCAGGCACCTTACGAGTATCAGCTGGCCGTGGCTGATTTCTGGGACGGGAGGGCAACCATGGAACCAAATGTGTGGGTTCCTGCCCTCCCTTTGCAGATGACAGTTGCTGCTCCTGCTAGCAACACTGATCTTGTCGTCAGCTCCAGTGGacagcaggagctgaagctggtcgAGGAGAGTCCTGAGTACCAGCACGAGTGGAGCAATCCGATTGAAGTGTTCGAGAAAGCAGCTCTAGCATTTGAGGATAACCTTCAGCAGATGGAAACGAAGATGCACCTGTTCCCTCCAAGCATGGAAGAACTCTCCAAGTACTCCAAACCCAAGGTGGTATCCATTGGTCCGTACCACCACGGCTCGACCGAAGCCATCCGGCAGATGGAGAGCACCAAGTACGCGGCCGCCTGCCACTTCATCAAGGAATCGCGCCGTTCCGTTGAGGAGGTGTATGGGGCGGTCTTCACGGTGGCGGGCCAAGCCCGCAGCTACTACGACGCGGACAAGCTGAGGGAGCTCGGCGTCGGCGACAAGGACTTCAAGCCTATGATGTTCTATGATGGCTGCTTCCTGCTGCAGTATATGCTATTTTTGTGCAGAGAAAACGGCGACGAAGAGAAGCCGACAGCTGAGGTGGATCCGTGGCTGTACAATGCTTTCAGCTCCATCGACCGCCGCATCTTCAGTGACATTGTGCTGCTTGAGAACCAACTCCCCTGGGTGGTGGTTCAAAAGCTCAAAGACTTCATGCCCCCGCCTGGCCTGGACATGGAAACGGTCCTTGGACGCGTGAAACATTCTCTGCAAGCGCGGCGGCATCTTAAATTCGATGCTCCTAAATTGGACGATAGCTACGTACCGCCGCATCTCCTTGGCTACCTACGATTCTATATTGTAGGAAGCACCGACGACACTGGTAGTACTAGTCGTCGTACCCCAGTGCCTGAGATCACCCTATCTGAAAAGGTCAAGAAACTATCAATGTCTGTCAGCGTCATCGAGCTTGCGGAGATGGGCATCAAGCTCAGAGCTGACGATGCTACAGCAGAGCTAAAGAAGATGCGCATCACCAAAGAGTGGTTCACCGGCAAGCTCTTCTTGCCTCCGGTGTCCCTCGACGATGCCAACGCACGGTTCCTCGTCAACATGGCAGCTTTGGAACTGTGCATCACCCCAGATTTCCGTGTAGCTCATGATACACGGTCTACTGTCTGCTCCTACCTCAGCCTTCTAGGGATGGTCACGGACAATGATACTGATGTGCAGGAGCTACGAAATAAGCTTATACTGCAAGGAGGAGGAGGGCTCACCAACGAAGATGCACTCAAGCTGTTCACCGGGCTCGAGAAGTACCTGCGCCCCGGGAATTGCTATGACAACATCATTGTAGCTATTGAAAACTACAGGTCCCATAGGCGGTTGCGGATCAAGGTGTACAGGTTCTGTTACAGGAACCGCACGGCCATCATCGCCACGGTGTCCGCCATTGCTGGACTTGCAGGTTTCCTGGGGACGCTCAAGTCTTTCCAGTAA